In Kiritimatiellales bacterium, a genomic segment contains:
- a CDS encoding sulfatase: protein MMKRREFISTTAMAGTFAASTAGVTLKRKRPNLLFVFSDQHRRQAMGFMHEDPVITPVFDDFAKRALVFTSAVAEVPISSPNRACLLTGCYTQNNTVHSNDCALPLTGETLGDVLKQNGYSTGYVGKWHLNGDPKGHHKDFVPRDRRHGWDYWFKSVMHWHFTPTYYGDTPEIIREEGWIPERTTDKALDFILNKNAVRDTSKPFALVVSYAPPHNGGGPGFETKWNPGKPQKTLGYGYAAPERFEALYQPCEKLERRPNVRPVGKMQDSSCETLPGYFGAITSIDEQFGRMLEALRKNGELENTIIVYTADHGEMLGSQGRMTKGIWYEESIGVPMLISWPGKIPAGKTDEPFNSIDLMPSLLGLMELPVPARVDGTDFSPLMRGQEMETPGKAFIQFDKGLFYGNQEADRYWRGVRTKKYTYVLTQAVYKSMSGDGCEVLYDNENDPYQMKPVFRGQDQDEVMDELKAEVVAWLDSTSDPFMEKFWKK, encoded by the coding sequence ATGATGAAACGCAGAGAGTTTATATCAACAACAGCAATGGCAGGAACCTTTGCTGCGTCGACGGCAGGAGTTACGTTAAAACGGAAACGCCCGAATCTGCTGTTTGTTTTTTCTGATCAGCACCGCCGGCAGGCCATGGGGTTTATGCATGAAGATCCGGTGATCACGCCGGTGTTTGACGATTTTGCCAAACGCGCGCTTGTTTTTACCTCGGCGGTAGCGGAAGTGCCGATTTCATCGCCGAACCGCGCGTGTCTTTTAACGGGCTGCTATACACAGAATAATACGGTGCACAGTAATGACTGCGCACTGCCGCTGACCGGCGAAACGCTGGGCGATGTGCTAAAGCAGAACGGCTACAGCACTGGTTATGTCGGAAAGTGGCATTTAAACGGCGATCCGAAAGGGCATCATAAAGATTTTGTGCCGCGCGACCGGCGGCACGGCTGGGATTACTGGTTTAAGAGTGTGATGCACTGGCATTTTACGCCGACCTATTACGGCGACACGCCGGAAATTATTCGTGAAGAGGGCTGGATACCGGAGCGCACAACGGATAAAGCGCTTGATTTTATTCTGAATAAAAACGCGGTGCGCGATACATCTAAACCGTTTGCGCTGGTTGTTTCGTATGCGCCGCCGCACAACGGCGGCGGCCCGGGATTTGAAACAAAATGGAATCCGGGCAAGCCGCAGAAAACATTAGGTTACGGTTATGCCGCGCCGGAGCGGTTTGAAGCGCTGTATCAGCCGTGCGAAAAACTTGAGCGCCGCCCGAATGTGAGACCGGTCGGGAAAATGCAGGATTCCTCCTGCGAAACACTGCCGGGATATTTCGGTGCAATTACATCGATTGACGAACAGTTCGGGCGGATGCTTGAAGCGTTGAGAAAAAACGGCGAGCTGGAAAATACAATTATTGTTTATACGGCGGATCACGGCGAAATGCTGGGGTCGCAGGGACGCATGACCAAAGGAATCTGGTATGAAGAATCCATCGGCGTGCCGATGCTGATTTCGTGGCCGGGAAAAATTCCCGCCGGAAAAACGGACGAACCGTTCAATAGCATTGATTTAATGCCGTCGCTGCTCGGCCTGATGGAACTGCCGGTTCCGGCGCGGGTGGACGGCACGGATTTTTCGCCGCTGATGCGCGGACAGGAAATGGAAACGCCCGGCAAAGCGTTTATTCAGTTTGACAAAGGACTGTTTTACGGAAATCAGGAAGCCGACCGTTACTGGCGCGGCGTCCGCACAAAAAAATATACCTATGTGCTGACGCAGGCCGTATACAAAAGTATGTCCGGCGACGGCTGCGAAGTATTATATGATAACGAAAACGATCCGTATCAGATGAAGCCGGTTTTTCGCGGTCAGGATCAGGACGAAGTAATGGATGAATTGAAAGCTGAAGTGGTTGCGTGGCTGGATTCCACCAGCGATCCGTTCATGGAAAAATTCTGGAAAAAATAA